A window of the Lolium perenne isolate Kyuss_39 chromosome 7, Kyuss_2.0, whole genome shotgun sequence genome harbors these coding sequences:
- the LOC127316245 gene encoding purple acid phosphatase 2 yields MARMLAVLLLLAAHAAASASAGVTSPYRRSLQMLPDMPLDADVFRPPAGYNAPEQVHITQGDLTGRAMTVSWLTPKHAGSNVVRYGLAADNLNLTAEGTVRRYTWGGTYQSPYIHHATLTDLDHSTVYHYAVGHDYTVRSFSFKTPPKPGPDVPFKFGLIGDLGQTFHSNDTVTHYEANGGDAVLFIGDLSYADDHPGHDNNRWDSWARFVERSVAYQPWIWTAGNHEIDYAPEIGETVPFKPFTNRYPTPFRASNSTEPLWYSVKMASAHIIMLSSYSSYGKYTPQWTWLQDELKRVDRTTTPWLIVCVHSPWYNTNDYHYMEGETMRVQFERWLVDAKVDLVLAGHVHSYERSHRVSNVVYDIDNGKATPQFNASAPVYVNIGDGGNTEGLANSFRSPQPDYSAFREASYGHATLEIKNRTHAYYEWHRNQDGVKVVADKAWFTNRYYLPTDTN; encoded by the exons ATGGCGCGCATGCTCGccgtgctcctcctcctcgcggcGCACGCCGCCGCCTCCGCGTCGGCAGGCGTGACGAGCCCGTACCGGCGTAGCCTGCAGATGCTTCCCGACATGCCGCTCGACGCCGACGTCTTCCGGCCGCCGGCAGGCTACAACGCGCCGGAGCAGGTGCACATCACGCAGGGCGACCTGACGGGCCGCGCCATGACGGTGTCCTGGCTCACGCCCAAGCACGCCGGCAGCAACGTCGTCCGCTACGGCCTCGCCGCCGACAACCTCAACCTCACCGCCGAGGGCACCGTCCGGCGCTACACCTGGGGCGGGACGTACCAGTCGCCGTACATCCACCACGCCACCCTCACCGACCTCGACCACTCCACCGTCTACCACTACGCCGTCGGCCACGACTACACCGTCCGCTCCTTCTCCTTCAAGACGCCGCCGAAACCCGGGCCCGACGTGCCCTTCAAGTTCGGCCTCATCG GCGATCTGGGGCAGACGTTCCACTCCAACGACACGGTGACACACTACGAGGCTAACGGCGGCGACGCTGTGCTCTTCATCGGCGACCTCTCGTACGCCGACGACCACCCAGGCCACGACAACAACCGGTGGGACTCTTGGGCGCGCTTCGTGGAGCGCAGCGTGGCGTACCAGCCGTGGATCTGGACCGCCGGCAACCACGAGATCGACTACGCGCCGGAGATCGGGGAGACGGTCCCCTTCAAGCCCTTCACGAACCGGTACCCGACGCCGTTCAGGGCGTCCAACAGCACCGAGCCCCTCTGGTACTCGGTGAAGATGGCCTCGGCGCACATCATCATGCTCTCCTCCTACTCCTCCTACGGCAAGTACACGCCGCAGTGGACATGGCTGCAGGACGAGCTCAAGCGCGTCGACCGCACCACCACGCCGTGGCTCATCGTCTGCGTGCACTCGCCGTGGTACAACACCAACGACTACCACTACATGGAGGGGGAGACGATGCGGGTGCAGTTCGAGCGGTGGCTCGTCGACGCCAAGGTCGACCTCGTCCTCGCCGGCCACGTCCACTCGTACGAGCGTAGCCACCGGGTGTCTAACGTCGTCTACGACATCGACAACGGGAAGGCCACGCCGCAGTTCAACGCGTCGGCGCCGGTGTACGTGAACATCGGAGACGGCGGGAACACCGAGGGGCTGGCCAACAGCTTCCGGTCGCCGCAGCCGGACTACTCGGCGTTCAGGGAGGCGAGCTACGGGCATGCGACGCTGGAGATCAAGAACCGGACGCACGCCTACTACGAGTGGCACCGGAACCAGGATGGCGTCAAGGTCGTCGCTGACAAGGCCTGGTTCACCAACAGATACTACCTGCCAACAGACACCAACTAG